The window CCAGGTTGCCGTGTAGCAGGTACGTCGTCGAACTCCGGGAGGATCAGGGTGTAGGTGTGGTGTTCCACCTTTCGACGCACTGCGAGTGCGACCAACCCCTCCTCGTACGCGTCGTCGGGCCCGCCGTAGCTTACGGAGTGCTCCCGAATCAAGATGTCGGGTGCATGGGAGTTCACCTCGTCCGTACCGTCCTGGGTCTCGAACTCAACTTGCTCGACAACCGCGTCCGATTGCTCGTTGAGCCCTTCGTATGCGTCATCGAGTTCCTGTTCGACTGAGTCAGCGGTCGAGTCCTCTCGTGCGGTCTCTTCGAGCGAGTCGCGAAACCGGACGACATCACCGATACGGGCACATGCACTGGCTGCACGAGCAGCGGAATTCTGTGGTTCGACGATATTAGCGGATCCCTCACCGTACACGTATCTTTCACCCGTCCGGATCGAACCGCGAACGTCGTCCAGCCACTCGTTCAATTCGCCGTATGCGGTGACGGCCCACGAGAGCGTGTGTGCAACGTACGTGAGGTCGTCGCGGACGGTCTCGTACTCGTCGTACAATGCCTCGAGATCAGCCAGTACGTCGTCTCGCTCGCGATCACCGCGCTGGAGATCCGCCAGGGCAACTGCCTGCTCTGCGCCGCCCAGTGCTCTTCGGAGGTCGTCGAGAATCTCGAGTCGTTCCGTCGTCGAAAGTTCCCCGAACGACCCGCGTCGTTCTTCGACGTCCTCAAGTGTTGCTTTCGCCAGTTCGAATTGACGTCTGGAGTTCGCAATGATTTCCCGGTCGTCGGCCTCGATATCTTCGTCAGGCCACCGCTCTCGAACTGCGTCAACGCGCTCTGCAAGTGCGTCGATGGCATCAGTGAGATGGTCGTCCGTCGGGCGGAGATGTGTGGGGGATGAGACGGTGGGATAATCGATTGCTTGCGCCGCGTGCAACGCGTCGCGATCGGACCAACGTCGCAGACGGCGGCGCTGATGGTATCCTCCGAGTCCAACCGCGGCCAGTCCGCCTCCGAACCAGACGAGAACGCTCCGTCGATCCATTGTTAAATACAGTAATTGGGGAGGTGATAATTGCTTGGAATGTCCTCTCTTCGACTCATGTGGCCTCTCGATTGTAAGATCAGCCTTTCTCGGAGTCCGATCAGCTATAGTAACAACTGCAACGATGTACACACTGATCGCCGACACGACTGGCCATCAGATGTGCATCGATGTGCAGTGACTACGATATTTAGTGGCAGAAGTAGGTGCAGTAACTGTGACCAGACCATCCCACCCAACCCCCGATCCGCTCGCACGTATTGGCGGTGGGGCCGATTACTATGGGATTGACACCGCCACACCGGATCGGTCTGACCGGCGACGTCATGCTGGGCAGACTGGTCGATACGACGCAGCGACAACGCACCGTCGATGCCGTGCGGGGAACGATGCTCGAGCGACTTCGCCCCCTCGACGGCCTGTTCATCAACCTCGAGTGCTGTCTCTCGGCGAGGGGGAAGCCCTGGCAGCGAACTTATCGCCCGTTTCACTTCCGCGCGGATCCCGACTGGGCGGTGCCGGCGCTCGAGCGCGCCGAGGTCGATTGCTGTGCGCTCGCGAACAACCACGTTCTCGACTTCGAAGAGCCGGCGCTGTTCGACACGCTCGAGGCTCTCGACGACGCTGGCATCGCGCATGCGGGGCCGGGCCGGACGATCGATGAAGCGCTCGAGCCAGCGTTCGTATCAGTCGGCGATCTCGACGTGGCGTTCTGTTCGTTCACCGACAGCGTTTCGGCGTTCGACGCGACCTCGCTCTCGGTACCTGGCAGTCGATCCTGTTCGTCGACTGTGACGGGCCCCGGACGCGTCAACTTCGGGTAACGATCGTTCCCGGTGGCCCGGTGGCCTCCTGCGGGTCGCTATGAGTAGTGTAGTTCCGACAGCGATAGTTACTGAACCCTGGCTGCGTGTTCATCGCGCCGAGCGGTTGCCGCCCGTTTCGTACGGACGTGTCGAGAGGGTTCGTTACTCGCTCGAATCGTCCTCGGCCGTCTGTCGACGGAGCCACTCGAGGCCGATGATCCCGCTGACGACACTTGCGCCGGCCGTGAAACCGGGCATACCGTCGTCGGTGGTCTGGGCCGCCGATTCGGCAGTTTCGTTGGCTCCTTCATCAGTGTCATCGGTTGTTTCATTCGTACTCCCATCAGTGCCATCGGATTCGGATCGATTTGTGCGCTCACTATCGTCAGTGTCGTTGTTCCCGGGACAGCCGCCGCTGTCCTCATCGTCGGTCTCGTTGTCATCATCGGTCTCGTCTGGGCAACTGTCCCCGTCGGTCGATCCGGACGCATCGTCGTCCTCATCACCGTCATCCGCATCCCCCTTATCGCTCTCATCACCGTCATCCGCATCTCCATCATCGTCCGTCTCGTCCGAATCAGTCGTTCGAAACGCAGCCAGCCCCCGACCAGGCCCACTCGGAATCCCACTGGCGTAGAGCGTTCCATCGGCGATAGCAAGCTCCTCCCAGTGAATCGGGCCGTCACTGTCGCGGAACCAGTCGACGTCGTCGTACTCGACCGTCCACAGTTCCGAATCGCCGTCCTCGTCGAACGCAGAGAGAACGTGTTCGTCCGTCTCTTCGTCACGTCGCCCGACGTAGACAGCATCAGCCGTGGCGACGGGCAATCCGGCGTCCGTTCCGGAATCCGTCGCTGCGAACCACTCGGTTTCGCCAGTCTGCAGATCGACACCACCGGTGGCGTACCATCCCTGAACGTAGAGCCGATCGTCGGTGATCGTCACGCGCCTGACACCCTCGACACCGCCGGTGGTTCTCCATAGTCGATCACCGATCTCGATATCGTACAGACCGATCCTGTCGATCCCGCCGTCTGAAAACTCGGGAACGGCCACGTACTCGTCGTTCGCGGCGAGTCGATGGGGTGCTGCCCCTTCGAACCTCGACCCCGTTCCGTCGTCAGTGTCACCGGAATCGTACGTCCAGCGCTCACTTCCGTCGATGGCGCGACGGGCGAAAATGTAGGATGGGCTGACGACGAAAACGGTCTCGTCGGCGACCGCAACGGAGGTGTCCTCGAAAAGAGCCTCCTCGTCCGGGGTGAACGTCCAGCGCTCGACGCCAGTCTCGGCGTCGAAGCCCGTCAGTGTAGAGTCGACTACGGTGAAAACGAGTCCGTGGGCAACTGCTGGCTCCGGTACGGACTCCTCGACGAACCAGCGAACGTCTCCGGTCTCCGCATCGAGCGCAGTCAACCGCTCGCCACCGACGTACACCGTGTCGGAGGCAACGGACAACCCGCCTACTGCGTCGATGTCGTCCGTGATCCACCGCACCGAGCCGTCAGCAGCATCGATCGCGTGGACGCCGTTTCCCGCCTGGAGGTAGACGATATCATCGACCACCGCCGTCGAACCGGTGTGCTCGTAGCGCCACGCGAGTTCGACCGGCGGTTCGGGCCCAGGTTCGACAGGGACGAAACCCGTATTTCCCGACCGGCCGTGATAGGCGGGCCACCCAACGGAATCGGTGTCGGCCTCGACCCTCGAGTCGCCCGCGACGGACGAACTGATCGAAGCGAGTAACCCGCCGCCAGCGAGCACGCTGGTGGCTGCGAGCAGTGCACGTCTGGTTGGGACTGGACGAGACATATGAAGCAGGTACAGACCACTCTATATTAGTGCCAGTTTGCTAGAGACTGTTGTCGTATGTGCAATTGTGAGATTGTGGTTCGATGGTCGGCGTTTCTCGGAACCCGTAGCGGTTCCGGTCTTCGACGGTGATCTCGACCACGGGATCGTGCAGTCGACCATGTTCACCGACTGTGACGGGCCACTGATGGGTCGGTGTGGAATCGTGCACGATATCGGTGTAGTGTAGATCCCAAGCGACCAGCGCAGTTCCCAGGTGTATTATATACAGTGGTGCATGAAGTTGTTTCAGGATGCATCGAATCCGGCTTTCGGTATTCGTACCGGCTATGAACGGATGGTCTGTGCTCCTCGTATCTCAGTTTAGCTACTCGGGCAGATTGTGACGATGAGGAACCTAGTAACTCCTGATACGAGGTCAATATGTCCACCTGTCGAGGGGTTCGATGAACACCCTTTCTGATTACGCTGTTTCGATGTGTGAGGCAGTTTAGCGCTGTGGTAGAATGATGTAGACCACAATTTCGATCGAGTTGACCAGCGAAGCTACAGACTGCATTCATCACATTGAGTAGAACTTCGAGGGGTGGTGTCCCACTGTAGTAACAACTGAAACGATTTTACACAGCGGTCGCCGATCTGCCAGGCGATCAGGTGTGTATTGACTTTCAGTTGCTACTAGAGAGGCCAGCTATACGATTATTGCACGTCATCACTTAGCATACACATGGATACACCACTCGAGGAAATCGAGTACCTCGTCAGTTCGGATCATCGCGTCGGGGTGCTCAAGGCACTGATGAGAGAGCACTGTGACAGAGACGACCTGCGTACCGCAACAGGGGCCTCCTCCCCGACCATGAGCCGAATCCTCGCGGATTTCGAGGATCATCAGTGGATCGAACGAACGGGGCAGACGTACCAACTGACCGGTCTGGGTGCGTTCGTTGCCGATCAGTTTGTGGAGTTCGAGCAGGCGATGGCGTACCAACGGCGACTCCGCGAGGTCTGGTCGTGGCTGCCACACGAAATCGACGGATTCAGCGTCGAGTTGTTCACTGACGTCGTGATTTCCAGGCCAGGCCCTGGATACCCGTACAAACCTGTCGAACGACTCACGGAGCTCATCGCTACAGCGAATACGATGCGTGGATTTGGCATGGCGTTGCTCAAATCAGGTAATCTGGAACCGTTTTTCGATCAGGTTCAGAATGGTTTGGAGTGTGAGTACATCTATCCGCCCGCGGTTTTCGACGAACTCCTCACGTGGGACGAAGAACGAGTCGTGGAAACGGCCACACGAGCGAACTACACTGTCTTACTACACGACGACCTTCCGCTCGACGACCGGTGTGGGATCTGTCTCTTCGATGACCGAGTTAGCATCTGCTGCTATGACTCTGAGACGGGAGCGTTACAGTCGCTTGTCGACACCGGGAGTGACGAGATGCGTGCGTGGGCGGTGTCCTACTATGAACAGTTTCGAGAAGCGGCTCAGGTGCCCGATAACGAACTCGACCTGCTCTCGCGTCGGTAAACCACGACTGGGGTCGGGGCTTCCGCCTCAATTCGCTGTGACCTGAGTTGATGATCGACGTCACTCGACACGGATCGGTTCCAACGGTCGGTCTTTCACGGATTGAAATATTTCACTAGGCATTTATACCTCCTGTGGTGGCGTACCCGCTCTCGTGGTGAATTTGAATGAGCGAACACGCAAATCAATCGTCAGGCTGGCAACTCGAGCAGAGTGCCTCCGAGGCCTACGAACAGTACCTCGTTCCGCCTATTTTCGACCCATGGGCCGAGCGATTGATCGAGACCAGTGGAGTACACGAAGGAGACCACGTCCTGGACGTTGCCTGCGGTACCGGTATCGTGGCACGCCGCGTCGCTCCTCGGGTAAGTACGTATGGCGCCGTCACGGGAATCGACATCAACGAGGGTATGATTGCAGTTGCAACAGAGTCCGCAAGCGACATCGAGCCCTCGATCGAGTGGCGGCAGGGTGATGCAACCGAATTACCCTTCCCCGATGAGCGTTTCGACGTCGTCTACTGTCAACAAGCCCTCCAGTTCTTCGACGATCCTGGGGCTGCACTCGAAGAGATGCAGCGAGTCCTCCGGCCTGGTGGTCACGCGTCACTGAACGTCTGGCGACCGCTCGAGTACCACCCAGCCTACGTGACGCTCGCCGACGCATTAGAGCGCCACATTGGTGACGAAGCTGGGGACATAATGCGCTCTCCGTTTCCTTCATGGAACGCCGAGGATCTACGAACGCGCATACAGGATGCGGGATTCGATGACGTATCAGTCACCATCGAGATCGGTTCGGTACGCTATCCGTCGATCGAAGCGTTCGTTCGTCGCGAGGCGGCGAGTTCTCCATTAGCTGAACGGATCGCGGCCGTCGGGCGGGACGTACGGAACGAACTGGTTCACGGACTCGAGGATGCGTTACACCACTACACTGACGATGAGGGTATCGTCTCCCCAATGGAATCGTACGTCGTCACCGCAGGTCGATCGCTGTGAGCGACCCACCACCGAAGTCGTGAGGTTCCGTCTCAATTCGCTGTGAATCTCAGTGAATCGACGAACCCACCGATCTGCACTACACCTCAGATTGATTGGGCATGCCGTAGAGGATACCGTATGATCAGCGCCCTCGAGTACCACGAACGCACCAAACACTCTCCACAGGGCGTTCGGGAGAGTGGTTACCAGCTCGATTTCGACAACAAGCCCCGTCCGTTTAAGAGCTACGAGGATCTCCCACGGCGAGCGTTGTCCGATCGTGTTCGGCTAACTGGCATTCCGGCACTGTCGACGATCACACCCACCCACGCCGACTTCTCACACGAGCGCCCGGTACCCGTGGACGACCTCACGGCGCTGTCGTACTTCTCGACCGGGATCACGAAACAGCTCACCCGCCAGGATCGCGAACTGCTCTTTCGTGCCGCGGCCTGTACCGGGGCGCTGTACCATATCGATCTCTACGCAGTCTGTGGCGACCTCGAGGGACTGGAAGCCGGCGTCTACCACGTCGATCCCCGATCGCTATCGCTCGACGTGCTTCGCGAGGGGGATTACCGGGGCATCCTTGACGCCGCTAGCGACCACGACGGTGTTTCGACCGCGCCGGTCACGTTCGTCGTGACGTCGACCTGGTGGCGAAACGCCTGGAAGTACCGAGACCGTGCGTATCGCCACGCTTTCTGGGATTCGGGAACAGTGCTCGCCAACCTGTTGGCGACCGCGGAGTCGCTTTCCCTGCCTGCGGAAGTCGTTCTCGGGTTCGCCGACGAACCCGTCGCCGAACTACTGGGTGTCGATCCCGAGCGAGAAGCGCCGCTCGAACTCGTCCCCGTCGGCACGGGAGATCACGTGCCCGACGCCACTCGTATCGATCCGATCGATCCGGCGACATCGCCGCTGTCACCAGACGAGCGGGAGTTCCCGCTCATCCACGACGCCTGGCGTGCGAGCACGCTCGAGAGCGGCGGAGAAGCCCGCGACTGGCGTTCTCGCGCACGAGAGCGGTCGATCGGGCGACGGGAAGGCGGCGACGGCGACCGGATCGAACTCGACCCGGTCGATTACGAAACGGAGTCGAAGCGGCCACTTCACGAGACGATCCGTCGTCGCGGATCCTGTCGCGCATACGAGCGGGAGCCGGTGAGCTTTCGAAAATTTTCGACGGTGCTGGATCGCGCTACCCGCGGTGTTCCTCTCGATGGCCGCGGATCAGATTCGCCGTCGCTCCAGTTCGTCGACGCGTACATGATCGCCAACGGCGTCGACGGTGTTTCACCGGGTTCCTACCACTACCATCCCGAAGCGGGTGAACTCGAGCGCCTGACCGACGGCGAGTGCCGTAGCGAGGCTGCACACCTCGCACTCGATCAACGCCTCGGCGGGGAGGCCGCCGCCTGTCTGTACTTCCTGACGGATCTCGATGTCGTCGTCGACCGGCTCGGGAATCGGGGATACCAGCTGGCTCAACTCGAGGCTGCGGCGACGGCTGGCCGCTGCTATCTGGCAACCTACGCACATCGGAATCTCGGCGGAACCGGGCTGACGTTCTACGATGACTTCGTAACGACGTTTCTGTCACCCCGAGCTGACGGACAGACGCCGATG of the Natronosalvus vescus genome contains:
- a CDS encoding SagB/ThcOx family dehydrogenase; amino-acid sequence: MISALEYHERTKHSPQGVRESGYQLDFDNKPRPFKSYEDLPRRALSDRVRLTGIPALSTITPTHADFSHERPVPVDDLTALSYFSTGITKQLTRQDRELLFRAAACTGALYHIDLYAVCGDLEGLEAGVYHVDPRSLSLDVLREGDYRGILDAASDHDGVSTAPVTFVVTSTWWRNAWKYRDRAYRHAFWDSGTVLANLLATAESLSLPAEVVLGFADEPVAELLGVDPEREAPLELVPVGTGDHVPDATRIDPIDPATSPLSPDEREFPLIHDAWRASTLESGGEARDWRSRARERSIGRREGGDGDRIELDPVDYETESKRPLHETIRRRGSCRAYEREPVSFRKFSTVLDRATRGVPLDGRGSDSPSLQFVDAYMIANGVDGVSPGSYHYHPEAGELERLTDGECRSEAAHLALDQRLGGEAAACLYFLTDLDVVVDRLGNRGYQLAQLEAAATAGRCYLATYAHRNLGGTGLTFYDDFVTTFLSPRADGQTPMFLYTLGEPA
- a CDS encoding helix-turn-helix transcriptional regulator produces the protein MDTPLEEIEYLVSSDHRVGVLKALMREHCDRDDLRTATGASSPTMSRILADFEDHQWIERTGQTYQLTGLGAFVADQFVEFEQAMAYQRRLREVWSWLPHEIDGFSVELFTDVVISRPGPGYPYKPVERLTELIATANTMRGFGMALLKSGNLEPFFDQVQNGLECEYIYPPAVFDELLTWDEERVVETATRANYTVLLHDDLPLDDRCGICLFDDRVSICCYDSETGALQSLVDTGSDEMRAWAVSYYEQFREAAQVPDNELDLLSRR
- a CDS encoding class I SAM-dependent methyltransferase: MSEHANQSSGWQLEQSASEAYEQYLVPPIFDPWAERLIETSGVHEGDHVLDVACGTGIVARRVAPRVSTYGAVTGIDINEGMIAVATESASDIEPSIEWRQGDATELPFPDERFDVVYCQQALQFFDDPGAALEEMQRVLRPGGHASLNVWRPLEYHPAYVTLADALERHIGDEAGDIMRSPFPSWNAEDLRTRIQDAGFDDVSVTIEIGSVRYPSIEAFVRREAASSPLAERIAAVGRDVRNELVHGLEDALHHYTDDEGIVSPMESYVVTAGRSL
- a CDS encoding PQQ-binding-like beta-propeller repeat protein yields the protein MSRPVPTRRALLAATSVLAGGGLLASISSSVAGDSRVEADTDSVGWPAYHGRSGNTGFVPVEPGPEPPVELAWRYEHTGSTAVVDDIVYLQAGNGVHAIDAADGSVRWITDDIDAVGGLSVASDTVYVGGERLTALDAETGDVRWFVEESVPEPAVAHGLVFTVVDSTLTGFDAETGVERWTFTPDEEALFEDTSVAVADETVFVVSPSYIFARRAIDGSERWTYDSGDTDDGTGSRFEGAAPHRLAANDEYVAVPEFSDGGIDRIGLYDIEIGDRLWRTTGGVEGVRRVTITDDRLYVQGWYATGGVDLQTGETEWFAATDSGTDAGLPVATADAVYVGRRDEETDEHVLSAFDEDGDSELWTVEYDDVDWFRDSDGPIHWEELAIADGTLYASGIPSGPGRGLAAFRTTDSDETDDDGDADDGDESDKGDADDGDEDDDASGSTDGDSCPDETDDDNETDDEDSGGCPGNNDTDDSERTNRSESDGTDGSTNETTDDTDEGANETAESAAQTTDDGMPGFTAGASVVSGIIGLEWLRRQTAEDDSSE